A window of the Vibrio pomeroyi genome harbors these coding sequences:
- a CDS encoding xanthine phosphoribosyltransferase: protein MSNKFVITWDNMQTYCRQLAEKQMPAEQWKGIWAVSRGGLVPGAILARELGIRHVDTICISSYDHDHQRDMTVVKAPEGDGEGFLIVEDLVDSGDTARKLREMYPKAKLIAVCAKPSGAHLLDEYIVDIAQDTWIEQPWDTSLSYVEPVNRKSK from the coding sequence ATGAGCAACAAATTCGTTATCACTTGGGACAACATGCAGACTTACTGCCGTCAACTAGCTGAAAAGCAAATGCCAGCAGAACAGTGGAAAGGCATCTGGGCAGTAAGCCGTGGTGGTTTGGTTCCTGGTGCAATCTTGGCTCGTGAGCTAGGTATTCGTCACGTAGATACGATTTGTATTTCTAGCTACGACCACGATCACCAACGTGATATGACAGTAGTTAAAGCACCTGAAGGTGACGGCGAAGGCTTCCTAATCGTTGAAGACCTAGTGGACAGTGGTGACACTGCACGCAAGCTTCGCGAAATGTACCCGAAAGCGAAACTAATCGCAGTATGTGCAAAGCCATCTGGCGCACACCTACTAGACGAGTACATCGTAGATATCGCTCAAGACACATGGATTGAGCAACCTTGGGATACTAGCCTAAGCTACGTTGAGCCAGTAAATCGCAAGTCAAAATAA